Part of the Salarias fasciatus chromosome 23 unlocalized genomic scaffold, fSalaFa1.1 super_scaffold_20, whole genome shotgun sequence genome, ttttttgttaaaCTATGaatgataaattattcatatagcttaatatattttacattttacgtgttttttattaattttctaatttaattgttttatcAATATTTATGTATTCCGCAGTATTGTTACCACACATTATACATGTATTCTAAATGTaatatatgtttatatattatgtattacatattttttttttaataaatgtttttttattgttgtaaaCAGTTCACATAACATTGAGCAggaattttcaaaatattttatttaattgtatttttttctattcaatttaaatatatatatttttaattagaCTACGGTATGTGAATTAAACATGTACGCTGATATTATTGAataatagaattttttttattatttttttttttagctcattATTGAAGCTTTAAGTTAAATCTGACTCCAGCTTGAATTTCCCTGCAGAGCGTCCCGGGATACTGAACTTCACCGCAGTTGCTAAATGGGACGCCTGGAACTCCAGGAAAGGTGAGaaataaacaactttttaaacaaatcgctccactttaaaaaaaaaaacacctgatgatctgttctttcttcttctcaggTCTTTCTCAAGACAAAGCGAAGGCCGAGTACgtccagctggtggagacgctGAAGGCCAAATACGGAATCTAGACTTTCTGCAATCGTGGGGgagaaattttatttatttattttaagtaaaaaaataaataaataaataaataaataaaaagtgacgTGAATTCCTGATTAACTGAAGATTAGACTGATCcgcaataaaaaaataaaaataaagttctCTTGTGAAATGAATTGTCTTCTCATCTTACAAAcgctacactgcaaaaaatccaaatctgagcaagtttctttgaaaattaaattaaaattgaattataaataaatatataaattacaattaaattaaaataaatatatatatatatatatatatatatacaataatataaataaaataaaattataaataactataaatatatgaaatataattacattaaattaaaatgactattttgaaataaatgaaaaaatatgtcAATAGAACAAGTAAAAATTGTCTTAAAGAGAAATTAtgttaaatcaagtctttctgaaatgtattttttttttattgtaattaaGTAATGTTATTTAATTCTTAAATttagtaaaatgagacattttcactcaaaactaGTTTCAAAATCTTcctcagatttggattttttttttttttacagtgaaacaaGGTGGATCTTGTTGGATCATCtgttgatgcttttattttgaaaaggggATTTTATGTTTTAGTGATTTTCCTGCAGAGTTGTGAGTCCAGGTTTAATGCTGCACTTGTGCCTGATGCCCTGATTGCTGCACTTGTGCCTGATCCTCTGATTGCTGCACTTGTGCCTGATCCTCTGATTGCTGCACTTGTGCCTGATGCTGTGATTGCTGCACTTGTGCCTGATCCTCTGATTGCTGCACTTGTGCCTGATCCTCTGATTGCTGCACTTGTGCCTGATTCTCTGATTGCTG contains:
- the LOC115383940 gene encoding acyl-CoA-binding protein-like — translated: MSDAFPRAVEEVKVLLKKPATAELSQLYGLYKQATEGDVSTERPGILNFTAVAKWDAWNSRKGLSQDKAKAEYVQLVETLKAKYGI